Proteins encoded within one genomic window of Gadus chalcogrammus isolate NIFS_2021 chromosome 6, NIFS_Gcha_1.0, whole genome shotgun sequence:
- the gp1bb gene encoding platelet glycoprotein Ib beta chain: MMDLLLFSLLFLLGVKGQESSVCPHSCTCNQGHVNCSHKSLTSSMLPSHFPPGTTQVNLNNNLLTILPNGLLDDLPNLHSVTLHGNLWACDCGVLYLRALLTRQPSSVLLPLNVSCTSPSSLSGRLVMHLTEEEVLEFCHYWYCDLALVSQVCLFVFMLVQVLLLLAVIVFLRRFERLSREARRTKMETSAFGESVMAN; the protein is encoded by the coding sequence ATGATGGACCTTTTGCTCTTCAGTTTGCTCTTCCTGCTTGGAGTCAAAGGGCAGGAGTCATCTGTGTGCCCTCACTCTTGTACCTGCAACCAGGGTCACGTCAACTGCAGCCACAAGTCCCTCACCAGCTCAATGCTCCCCTCCCATTTTCCGCCTGGTACAACCCAAGTCAATCTCAATAACAACCTGTTGACCATCCTACCCAATGGGCTGTTGGACGACCTGCCCAACCTCCACTCCGTCACTCTCCATGGCAACCTGTGGGCATGCGACTGCGGGGTGCTCTATCTGCGAGCCTTGCTGACCCGTCAGCCCAGCAGCGTTCTCTTACCCCTCAACGTCAGCTGCACTTCCCCTTCCAGCCTGAGTGGCAGGCTGGTGATGCACTTGaccgaggaggaggtgctggagttttgtcactactggtactgtgaCCTAGCGCTGGTCTCCCaggtgtgcctgtttgtgtttatgcTGGTGCAGGTGCTGCTCCTTTTGGCCGTCATCGTCTTTTTAAGGAGGTTTGAGAGACTTTCGAGGGAAGCGAGGAGAACCAAAATGGAGACCTCTGCATTTGGCGAAAGTGTGATGGCGAATTAA
- the septin5a gene encoding septin 5a isoform X1, protein MDAIMLQEKLVERLLCPRVRTARQKEKQYVGFATLPNQVHRKSVKKGFDFTLMVAGESGMGKSTLVNSLFLTDLYKDRKLLNAEERINQTVEIIKHTVDIEEKGVKLKLTIVDTPGFGDAVNNNQCWKPITDYIDQQFEQYFRDESGLNRKNIQDNRVHCCLYFIPPFGHGLRPVDVEFMRALHEKVNVVPLIAKADCLTPNEIKKLKDRIREEIEKFGIKVYQFPECDSDEDEEFKQMDKELKECTPFAVIGSNTVVEARGQRVRGRLYPWGIVEVENQSHCDFVKLRNMLIRSHMHDLKDVTCDVHYENYRAQCIQEMTSKLAQDNRMESPIPILPLSTPDAETEKLIKMKDEELKRMQEMLNKMQQQMHEKDQ, encoded by the exons ATGGATGCCATCATGCTTCAGGAGAAACTAGTGGAGCGTCTGTTGTGCCCGCGCGTCCGGACCGCCAGGCAGAAG GAGAAGCAGTATGTGGGCTTCGCCACCCTGCCTAACCAGGTGCACAGGAAGTCTGTGAAGAAGGGGTTTGACTTCACACTCATGGTGGCCG GAGAGTCTGGGATGGGGAAGTCCACTCTGGTGAACAGCCTGTTCCTGACTGACCTCTACAAGGACCGAAAGCTGCTCAACGCTGAAG AACGTATTAACCAAACTGTGGAGATCATAAAGCATACAGTagacattgaggagaaaggggTGAAACTCAAGCTGACCATCGTGGACACCCCAGGGTTCGGAGATGCCGTTAATAACAATCAGTG CTGGAAGCCCATCACAGACTACATAGATCAGCAGTTTGAGCAGTACTTTAGAGATGAGAGTGGACTGAACAGAAAGAACATTCAGGACAACCGAGTCCACTGCTGCCTGTATTTCATACCTCCTTTTGGACACGG GCTGCGTCCGGTGGATGTGGAGTTCATGAGAGCTCTTCATGAAAAGGTCAACGTAGTTCCACTCATCGCTAAAGCTGACTGCCTCACACCAAATGAGATCAAGAAGCTCAAAGACAGG ATACGAGAGGAAATTGAGAAATTTGGCATTAAAGTGTACCAGTTCCCCGAGTGTGATTCTGATGAGGACGAGGAGTTCAAACAGATGGATAAAGAGCTAAAG gagtgcaCTCCCTTCGCGGTGATCGGCAGCAACACAGTGGTGGAGGCTCGGGGCCAGAGAGTCCGAGGCAGACTGTACCCCTGGGGCATCGTGGAAG TGGAGAACCAATCCCACTGTGACTTTGTGAAGCTGAGGAACATGCTGATACGCTCTCACATGCACGACCTGAAGGATGTGACCTGCGACGTGCACTACGAGAACTACAGGGCCCAGTGTATCCAGGAGatgacaag TAAACTGGCTCAGGACAACCGGATGGAGAGCCCCATCCCCATTCTGCCCCTGTCCACTCCGGATGCGGAGACAGAGAAACTCATCAAGATGAAGGACGAAGAG TTGAAAAGGATGCAAGAGATGCTGAACAAGATGCAGCAACAGATGCACGAGAAAGATCAGTGA
- the septin5a gene encoding septin 5a isoform X3 translates to MEPSAPCEIAALPGDALEKQYVGFATLPNQVHRKSVKKGFDFTLMVAGESGMGKSTLVNSLFLTDLYKDRKLLNAEERINQTVEIIKHTVDIEEKGVKLKLTIVDTPGFGDAVNNNQCWKPITDYIDQQFEQYFRDESGLNRKNIQDNRVHCCLYFIPPFGHGLRPVDVEFMRALHEKVNVVPLIAKADCLTPNEIKKLKDRIREEIEKFGIKVYQFPECDSDEDEEFKQMDKELKECTPFAVIGSNTVVEARGQRVRGRLYPWGIVEVENQSHCDFVKLRNMLIRSHMHDLKDVTCDVHYENYRAQCIQEMTSKLAQDNRMESPIPILPLSTPDAETEKLIKMKDEELKRMQEMLNKMQQQMHEKDQ, encoded by the exons ATGGAGCCCTCTGCACCTTGTGAGATAGCCGCTCTGCCAGGGGACGCTCTA GAGAAGCAGTATGTGGGCTTCGCCACCCTGCCTAACCAGGTGCACAGGAAGTCTGTGAAGAAGGGGTTTGACTTCACACTCATGGTGGCCG GAGAGTCTGGGATGGGGAAGTCCACTCTGGTGAACAGCCTGTTCCTGACTGACCTCTACAAGGACCGAAAGCTGCTCAACGCTGAAG AACGTATTAACCAAACTGTGGAGATCATAAAGCATACAGTagacattgaggagaaaggggTGAAACTCAAGCTGACCATCGTGGACACCCCAGGGTTCGGAGATGCCGTTAATAACAATCAGTG CTGGAAGCCCATCACAGACTACATAGATCAGCAGTTTGAGCAGTACTTTAGAGATGAGAGTGGACTGAACAGAAAGAACATTCAGGACAACCGAGTCCACTGCTGCCTGTATTTCATACCTCCTTTTGGACACGG GCTGCGTCCGGTGGATGTGGAGTTCATGAGAGCTCTTCATGAAAAGGTCAACGTAGTTCCACTCATCGCTAAAGCTGACTGCCTCACACCAAATGAGATCAAGAAGCTCAAAGACAGG ATACGAGAGGAAATTGAGAAATTTGGCATTAAAGTGTACCAGTTCCCCGAGTGTGATTCTGATGAGGACGAGGAGTTCAAACAGATGGATAAAGAGCTAAAG gagtgcaCTCCCTTCGCGGTGATCGGCAGCAACACAGTGGTGGAGGCTCGGGGCCAGAGAGTCCGAGGCAGACTGTACCCCTGGGGCATCGTGGAAG TGGAGAACCAATCCCACTGTGACTTTGTGAAGCTGAGGAACATGCTGATACGCTCTCACATGCACGACCTGAAGGATGTGACCTGCGACGTGCACTACGAGAACTACAGGGCCCAGTGTATCCAGGAGatgacaag TAAACTGGCTCAGGACAACCGGATGGAGAGCCCCATCCCCATTCTGCCCCTGTCCACTCCGGATGCGGAGACAGAGAAACTCATCAAGATGAAGGACGAAGAG TTGAAAAGGATGCAAGAGATGCTGAACAAGATGCAGCAACAGATGCACGAGAAAGATCAGTGA
- the septin5a gene encoding septin 5a isoform X2 translates to MTSSLRYKSRIPIKTDESIEEKQYVGFATLPNQVHRKSVKKGFDFTLMVAGESGMGKSTLVNSLFLTDLYKDRKLLNAEERINQTVEIIKHTVDIEEKGVKLKLTIVDTPGFGDAVNNNQCWKPITDYIDQQFEQYFRDESGLNRKNIQDNRVHCCLYFIPPFGHGLRPVDVEFMRALHEKVNVVPLIAKADCLTPNEIKKLKDRIREEIEKFGIKVYQFPECDSDEDEEFKQMDKELKECTPFAVIGSNTVVEARGQRVRGRLYPWGIVEVENQSHCDFVKLRNMLIRSHMHDLKDVTCDVHYENYRAQCIQEMTSKLAQDNRMESPIPILPLSTPDAETEKLIKMKDEELKRMQEMLNKMQQQMHEKDQ, encoded by the exons ATGACTAGCAGCCTCAGATACAAGAGTCGTATCCCGATCAAAACAG ACGAAAGCATCGAG GAGAAGCAGTATGTGGGCTTCGCCACCCTGCCTAACCAGGTGCACAGGAAGTCTGTGAAGAAGGGGTTTGACTTCACACTCATGGTGGCCG GAGAGTCTGGGATGGGGAAGTCCACTCTGGTGAACAGCCTGTTCCTGACTGACCTCTACAAGGACCGAAAGCTGCTCAACGCTGAAG AACGTATTAACCAAACTGTGGAGATCATAAAGCATACAGTagacattgaggagaaaggggTGAAACTCAAGCTGACCATCGTGGACACCCCAGGGTTCGGAGATGCCGTTAATAACAATCAGTG CTGGAAGCCCATCACAGACTACATAGATCAGCAGTTTGAGCAGTACTTTAGAGATGAGAGTGGACTGAACAGAAAGAACATTCAGGACAACCGAGTCCACTGCTGCCTGTATTTCATACCTCCTTTTGGACACGG GCTGCGTCCGGTGGATGTGGAGTTCATGAGAGCTCTTCATGAAAAGGTCAACGTAGTTCCACTCATCGCTAAAGCTGACTGCCTCACACCAAATGAGATCAAGAAGCTCAAAGACAGG ATACGAGAGGAAATTGAGAAATTTGGCATTAAAGTGTACCAGTTCCCCGAGTGTGATTCTGATGAGGACGAGGAGTTCAAACAGATGGATAAAGAGCTAAAG gagtgcaCTCCCTTCGCGGTGATCGGCAGCAACACAGTGGTGGAGGCTCGGGGCCAGAGAGTCCGAGGCAGACTGTACCCCTGGGGCATCGTGGAAG TGGAGAACCAATCCCACTGTGACTTTGTGAAGCTGAGGAACATGCTGATACGCTCTCACATGCACGACCTGAAGGATGTGACCTGCGACGTGCACTACGAGAACTACAGGGCCCAGTGTATCCAGGAGatgacaag TAAACTGGCTCAGGACAACCGGATGGAGAGCCCCATCCCCATTCTGCCCCTGTCCACTCCGGATGCGGAGACAGAGAAACTCATCAAGATGAAGGACGAAGAG TTGAAAAGGATGCAAGAGATGCTGAACAAGATGCAGCAACAGATGCACGAGAAAGATCAGTGA